The nucleotide sequence GAGGTGGAAATGCTTTGGTTTGAATACGTGCCGTCGATGGACGCCTTCGCGGCGGGCCAGGTCGATGCCGTCATGATGACGAACGGCGACGCGTTGGTCACCGGGTCGACCGGTGCGGCCAATGTCATGATTCTCGTGACCGACTATTCCAATGGTAACGATATGGTCGTGGCGCAGCCCGGTATCAGCTCTCTCAAGGATTTGAAGGGCAAAAAAATCGGCGTGGAGATCGGCTTCGTTGATCACTTGCTCCTGCTCAACGGCCTCAAAAAAGCGGGCATGTCCGAAAGCGATGTTGAGCTCGTCAACACGCCTACCGACCAAACCCCGCAAGTGCTCGCGTCGGGCCAGATTTCGGCCATCGCCGCGTGGCAGCCCAACTCCGGTGCCGCGCTCAAGGCGGTCGCCGGCTCCAAGCCGATCTACACCAGCGCCGATGAGCCGGGACTCATTTACGACATGGTGGCGGTATCTCCCCAAAGTCTCGCTTCGTCGCGCGCCGACTGGGTGAAGTTTATCAAGGTGTGGGACAAAATCGTCGCTTACTTGGCCGATCCCAAAACGCGGTCGGACGGCATTGCCATCATGGCCGCACGGGCGGGCGTTGATCCGGCGGAATACGCCGCGTTCATGAGTGGGACGCAGTTGGTATCGCTCAAAGAAGGCACCAAATTCATGGCCAGCAAATCAGACGGTTTTGATTCGGTCATGGGATCCACCAAGATTGCCGATGAGTTTAATGTCGCCAACGAGGTTTACGCCGAGTCGCTCGATCTGGGCTCCTACATTGATGCTTCGCTGATGCTTGAAGCCACCGGGATGTAGGCGGTTCTCGGAATGCGAAGCTGCATGATCATCCTGTCCGCTTATTACGAGACATGGGGAGGGACCGGCTCCCGCCGGTCCGCAGTAACCCGGGCCAGGCAGGGCGGCAACGATGTGGACGACCGGGAGGTCGTCCCTCCCCAAGCCTGATGCCACGCGAGTCTTGGCTAGCCGTCCAGAAGCCGCTGCCGTCCGCGCGACGGTGGCCGCTCTGGGCATTGTCGTTTCTGCTGCCTTTGGCGGTGTGGAGCGCGGTGAGCTATGTGCCTTTTCTGTGGCATCCCATGATCAAGGTGGAGACGTCGGGCGCGGTGACCTGGCTCAAACCGGGCACGCTGATCGAACGGGAACAGTTTGCTCACCAGGTGGAGCAGGCGGTCGCCCAAGGCGGCGAAGCACCCACGGGGGGGCGGGCGAATCCGATTTATCTGCCTGCGCCACACCGAGTCGGCCGCGCCCTCTACACGGCGTTCACCACCAAGCCCGCGATCCGCGCCGATGTTTGGTTACACGAAAGTTTATGGAGCAGTATCCAGACGATTTTCTGGGGATTTACGCTGTCGTCTCTCATCGGGGTTCCGCTCGGTATTTTATGCGGATCGTTCGCGAGTGTCTCGCGGGTGACGGAACCGTTTGTCGACTTTGTGCGCTACATGCCGGCTCCGGTTTTCGGCGCGCTCATGGTGGCGGTGTGGGGCATCTATCAGGAGCCCAAGATCGCGATCATTTTCATCGGCACGTTTTTTCAGCAGGTGTTGGTGGTGTCCAATACCGTGCGCAAGGTCGACCCGGCGTTGATTGAGGCCGCGCAAACTTTGGGCGCAAAAAATCGTCACTTGCTCATGCGTGTCATCGTGCCGGCGAGCTTGCCCGATCTCTACAACGACCTGCGCATCCTGCTCGGTTGGGCGTGGACCTATCTGATCGTTGCCGAGGTGATCGGCGTGAGCTCCGGCATCACGTTTTTTATCAACCAACAAGCGAAGTATCGGAACTTTGAAAACGTCTACGCAGCCATTTTCATCATCGGGCTGATTGGTCTGCTCACCGATCAAGTGCTGGGTTTCGTCGGCGCGCGCCTGTTCGGTTGGCGCACGCTCAAGCCCAGTCGCCTGCGAACGCTGTGGCAGCGGTTTTTCAGCGATCGCTACATCACGCTCTGGCCCGAGCGGGTTACTCGGAAAGGGGACGTGTGAATCCTACCGATGTAAAACTACCCGATTACCGCACGCAGGTCCCTGCGGTGGCGGCGCGATTTCAAAAACTCAAACAGCGACCGGTCGTGCTCGAGGTCGAACGGTTGGGGCGGCAGTTTGCCGCCAGCGACGGTGGCGTGATCACGGCCTTGAAAGATATCAATTTTCAAGTCCACCGGCGCGAGTTCCTGACCGTCATCGGTCCGTCGGGCTGCGGTAAATCGACGCTCATCCGACTCGTGGCCGGACTCGACCACCCAACGTCGGGCCGCATGCTCCTCGACGGGCAGGAAGTCAGGGGACCGGGCCCTGATCGCGGTATGGTTTTCCAGGGCTACACGCTCTTCCCCTGGCTCACGGTTACGGAGAACATCATGTTCGGGCTCAAGCTGCGCGGTCACAGCGAATCCAAAGCACGTCGTGAGGCGTTGCAATGGGTCGATCTCGTCGGACTCACGCGCTGCAAGGACCAGTATCCCGTGCAACTTTCCGGGGGCATGAAGCAACGCGCCGCCATCGCTCGCGCCCTCGCCAACGGGCCCCGCATCCTGCTCATGGATGAACCCTTCGGTGCCCTCGACGCCCAGACGCGCGCGCAAATGCAGGCCCATCTCATGGAGATCTGGCGCAACGTCGATGTGACCATTCTGTTCATCACCCACGACCTCGACGAAGCCATTCTGCTGGCCGATCGCATCCTCGTCTTGAAACCGCACCCGGGCGAAGTGCAGGAACTCATCGAGGTGCCCGTGTCCCGGCCACGCGAAGTGGGTCGTTTTCACTGCCCGGAGTTTTTAGCCACCCGCCAACATCTTGATGATCTCATCCATCCGCCGGTCTCGGTCGAAGCGGATCCCCTGCCCATTGTGCGCCTCACCGCCGTGGGGGATGACGTCGAGTGAAAGGCTTTCGCCGTGACAATTTTAACCCTCTCCCCGACAACCCGTGACCATGCCGCGCAAGGATACCGTCGCCCGCTTCAGTGTTTCCCTGCCTTCGAGTCTGCTCGACGAACTCGATTTGCTGGTGAAACGCCGTGGTTTTCACAGCCGCTCCCAAGCGGTGGCTGCCCTCGCACGCGAGGGTTTGGTCGAGATGAAATCCGAGGAGGGTTCGGGCACGATGGCGGGCACGATCAACTTGGTCTACGACTACCGCACGCGGAATCTCCAGACCAAGCTCATGGCGATCCAGCACAAGTATTACGTCATGGTCGTCACGAGCCAGCACGTGCATCTGGAGCATCACCATTACCTCGAGGTCCTGTTGGTCCAGGGGCCGGTGGAGGACTTGCGCAAACTGACCGACGAGCTCAGCGCCTGCAAGGGCGTCAAATACTGCAAGCTCCAGCTCGCTGCCGAAGCGCTGCCGCCGTTGCTCTGAGCGCGATCCGGGGAGGGACGACTTCCACGTCGTCCGCAGCGGAAAGGCAGCGTTGCCACCGCGGCGTGGCCTGGCGGGTGCCTGATCACCACCGCGGACCGGGTGGAACCGGTCCCTCCCTTGAAATTCTGACTTTTAAAAGTATTACGTTTTGACAAAAAAGTAATACCATTAAGAACCACTTCATATGTTTCAGTCCGGTCCAATTTTCACCCGCACACTAGACCACGCCGGCCTGTGGTCGGGCGTGATTTCGCGCGGCAAGACCCTGCGCCTGACCGACCTCCAGGGCGGTGCCAATGTGGGCGTGTTGCTCTACAACGCCGACCTCACCGTTGAGCGCTACAACATGCCCGACACCCTCAAGGGGCAGCACACGTATCAGCTCACCCACCCGCATTGTCTGCACTCCGATATGGGGCGGCTGTTGGCTTCGATCACGGCCGACACGGCCGGTTGGCACGACACGGCCTGCGGCTGTTCCGACGCGGCGCAAGTGGCGGCCAAATACGGGAAGAAATCCTATCAATCCGGGCACAACGAATTCCATCGCAACGGCCGGGAATGCTTTCTCATCGAGCTGGCCAAATGGGGTCTCGGCAAACGCGACCTCGTGCCGAATCTGAACCTCTTCAGCAAAGTGACCGCCGACGAAGCGGGCGTCCTGACGTTCGTGCCCGGCAACTCGCCCGCCGGAGCCTACGTCGATTTGCGTTTGGAGATGAACACCCTCGTCGTGCTCAACACCTGCCAGCACCCGCTGGATCCTGACCCGGTCTATCACCCCCGTCCGGTTAAACTTGAGGTCTTCCCGGCGCAGCCGGTTGCCCTCACCGACACGTGCATCAACTCGCGTCCGGAAAATCTGCGCGCCGCCGAAAACACGGCCGCCTACCACGCCCTGCGCGACTGACTTCATGGCCACCTTTATTCTCACCGAAAGTCCGCTCGTTGCTGCCGATGCAGTTTACCGCCAAGTCGTCAACGCGGGTGACCATTGGTCGCACCTCATCAAAGCGGGGCAGACGCTGCGCATCCTCGACCTTGAGGGTAACCAAGCTGCGGATACGTTGTTTTACGATGCGCACGATACCAACAATCGATACAGCGCGTCCGATACGATTCGTCACCAAGGGGCGCTCTATCTCACGACCGGCACGAAGCTGATCTCCACCGAAGGCGATGTCCTGCTGACGATCGTCGCCGACACCTGCGGCCGCCACGACACCTTGGGCGGAGCTTGTTCGCGCGAGAGCAACACCATGCGCTACGCGCACGAGAAGGAGTCGATGCACGCCTGCCGTGACAGCTTCATCCGTGGCGCGCAGGAGTGCGGCTGCGGTCACGACTTCGGCAAGCGCGATATCACCTGCAACATCAATTTCTTCATGAACGTGCCGGTCACACCCGAGGGCGGTCTCACGTTCGCCGACGGTGTTTCCGCCCCCGGCCGCTACGTCGAACTGCGCGCCGAGCGCGACGTTCTCGCCCTCATCTCCAACTGCCCCCAACTCAACAACCCCTGCAACGGCTGGAACCCCACCCCGGTGGAAGTGCTGATATGGGACTGAAGTTTTTTAACCACAGATGGACACAGATAAACACCGATCAGAATTTATAAAATGCGCGGGCAGCATGCCTAACAATAACACCACCATGATGGGTTCCATCGCGTAGCGGTAGCGAAGCCATCTGTGTCCATCTGTTCTTCAATTGCCCTAAAGGGCACCCATCTCATCACCCCTTCGGGGCGCGATCTTTGATCGCACCATC is from Synoicihabitans lomoniglobus and encodes:
- a CDS encoding ABC transporter substrate-binding protein; translated protein: MNSTSRFLPRRLVVATAVFGLLFTTLSAAPLKVAYSDWPGWTAFAIAEQKGWFAEAGIEVEMLWFEYVPSMDAFAAGQVDAVMMTNGDALVTGSTGAANVMILVTDYSNGNDMVVAQPGISSLKDLKGKKIGVEIGFVDHLLLLNGLKKAGMSESDVELVNTPTDQTPQVLASGQISAIAAWQPNSGAALKAVAGSKPIYTSADEPGLIYDMVAVSPQSLASSRADWVKFIKVWDKIVAYLADPKTRSDGIAIMAARAGVDPAEYAAFMSGTQLVSLKEGTKFMASKSDGFDSVMGSTKIADEFNVANEVYAESLDLGSYIDASLMLEATGM
- a CDS encoding ABC transporter permease, producing MPRESWLAVQKPLPSARRWPLWALSFLLPLAVWSAVSYVPFLWHPMIKVETSGAVTWLKPGTLIEREQFAHQVEQAVAQGGEAPTGGRANPIYLPAPHRVGRALYTAFTTKPAIRADVWLHESLWSSIQTIFWGFTLSSLIGVPLGILCGSFASVSRVTEPFVDFVRYMPAPVFGALMVAVWGIYQEPKIAIIFIGTFFQQVLVVSNTVRKVDPALIEAAQTLGAKNRHLLMRVIVPASLPDLYNDLRILLGWAWTYLIVAEVIGVSSGITFFINQQAKYRNFENVYAAIFIIGLIGLLTDQVLGFVGARLFGWRTLKPSRLRTLWQRFFSDRYITLWPERVTRKGDV
- a CDS encoding urea amidolyase associated protein UAAP1, giving the protein MFQSGPIFTRTLDHAGLWSGVISRGKTLRLTDLQGGANVGVLLYNADLTVERYNMPDTLKGQHTYQLTHPHCLHSDMGRLLASITADTAGWHDTACGCSDAAQVAAKYGKKSYQSGHNEFHRNGRECFLIELAKWGLGKRDLVPNLNLFSKVTADEAGVLTFVPGNSPAGAYVDLRLEMNTLVVLNTCQHPLDPDPVYHPRPVKLEVFPAQPVALTDTCINSRPENLRAAENTAAYHALRD
- a CDS encoding urea amidolyase associated protein UAAP2, which encodes MATFILTESPLVAADAVYRQVVNAGDHWSHLIKAGQTLRILDLEGNQAADTLFYDAHDTNNRYSASDTIRHQGALYLTTGTKLISTEGDVLLTIVADTCGRHDTLGGACSRESNTMRYAHEKESMHACRDSFIRGAQECGCGHDFGKRDITCNINFFMNVPVTPEGGLTFADGVSAPGRYVELRAERDVLALISNCPQLNNPCNGWNPTPVEVLIWD
- the nikR gene encoding nickel-responsive transcriptional regulator NikR, which produces MPRKDTVARFSVSLPSSLLDELDLLVKRRGFHSRSQAVAALAREGLVEMKSEEGSGTMAGTINLVYDYRTRNLQTKLMAIQHKYYVMVVTSQHVHLEHHHYLEVLLVQGPVEDLRKLTDELSACKGVKYCKLQLAAEALPPLL
- a CDS encoding ABC transporter ATP-binding protein, producing the protein MNPTDVKLPDYRTQVPAVAARFQKLKQRPVVLEVERLGRQFAASDGGVITALKDINFQVHRREFLTVIGPSGCGKSTLIRLVAGLDHPTSGRMLLDGQEVRGPGPDRGMVFQGYTLFPWLTVTENIMFGLKLRGHSESKARREALQWVDLVGLTRCKDQYPVQLSGGMKQRAAIARALANGPRILLMDEPFGALDAQTRAQMQAHLMEIWRNVDVTILFITHDLDEAILLADRILVLKPHPGEVQELIEVPVSRPREVGRFHCPEFLATRQHLDDLIHPPVSVEADPLPIVRLTAVGDDVE